Proteins from a genomic interval of Sphingobacterium sp. SYP-B4668:
- a CDS encoding competence/damage-inducible protein A, giving the protein MTAEIITIGDEILIGQIIDTNSAWIAKQLKDIHISVIQMTSISDNQEAILTTLASASQRADIVIVTGGLGPTKDDITKKTAASFFGTELIRDEVVLGHVRSFFEQRSLEMLPINEQQADILANCEVLFNDVGTAPGMWVHHQGTHYIFIPGVPFEMKFLITQRVLPKLSSLYKSGTIWTQNIITAGIGESFLADKIADIEDKLPSYIKLAYLPKYGSVRLRLTALGEHLPQLQKNTAHIASAIVDRILPYVIAIEDLSIEEVIIQQFVQKGLSLSTAESCTGGFLAAQLTAIPGCSKMYKGGIIPYSNVLKKQLLNVQESTLQAFGAVSEQTVIEMVKGLKQSLGTDYAIATSGIAGPDGGTTEKPVGTVWIAVAGKGHIISKKFLFTTNRQVNIELATAQAYILLWNLFKQENNFSMK; this is encoded by the coding sequence ATGACGGCAGAAATCATTACCATCGGTGACGAAATCTTAATCGGACAGATTATCGACACCAATTCGGCGTGGATAGCCAAACAGCTCAAAGACATTCATATCTCTGTGATACAGATGACATCGATATCTGACAATCAAGAGGCTATATTGACCACCTTGGCCTCGGCTTCACAGCGAGCAGATATTGTTATCGTAACAGGGGGCTTGGGTCCCACAAAAGACGACATTACCAAAAAGACAGCAGCCAGTTTTTTTGGTACAGAATTAATACGTGACGAAGTAGTACTTGGTCATGTGAGGTCTTTTTTTGAGCAACGATCTTTGGAGATGCTCCCCATCAACGAGCAGCAGGCCGATATACTTGCTAACTGCGAAGTCTTGTTCAATGATGTGGGTACCGCTCCAGGAATGTGGGTGCACCATCAGGGCACCCACTATATATTTATCCCGGGTGTACCATTCGAAATGAAATTTTTGATTACCCAACGTGTTCTACCTAAACTGTCATCTTTATACAAATCAGGTACCATCTGGACACAAAATATCATTACTGCAGGTATAGGAGAGTCTTTTCTGGCAGATAAAATCGCAGATATTGAAGATAAACTCCCTTCCTATATAAAACTTGCCTATTTACCCAAATATGGCTCGGTGAGACTGAGGCTCACCGCCTTGGGAGAACATCTACCACAACTACAAAAGAACACTGCTCACATAGCATCAGCTATCGTGGATCGTATACTTCCTTACGTCATAGCCATAGAAGACTTGAGTATCGAAGAGGTAATCATTCAACAATTCGTACAGAAAGGACTCAGCTTATCTACTGCTGAAAGTTGTACTGGAGGTTTTCTGGCAGCACAACTTACTGCCATCCCCGGTTGTAGCAAAATGTATAAGGGTGGGATAATTCCCTATTCCAACGTGCTGAAAAAACAATTGTTAAATGTTCAGGAATCGACCTTGCAAGCTTTTGGGGCAGTCAGCGAACAAACTGTCATCGAAATGGTGAAGGGTCTGAAGCAAAGTCTCGGAACTGATTATGCTATTGCTACTAGCGGCATAGCTGGTCCTGATGGCGGAACTACTGAAAAACCGGTAGGCACGGTATGGATTGCGGTAGCAGGTAAGGGACACATCATCAGTAAAAAATTCTTATTCACCACCAATAGACAAGTGAATATAGAGTTGGCAACTGCTCAGGCATACATTTTGCTCTGGAATCTATTTAAACAGGAAAACAACTTTAGCATGAAATAA
- a CDS encoding dihydrolipoamide acetyltransferase family protein codes for MALYNLTLPKMGESVSEATITKWLKEPGDWIGEDEPIVEVATDKVDSDVPSPVAGVLKEKKFQDGQVAQVGDTIAILEIEGETNTSTEIQEAAATPTLVKEEYETSETTSPAAEIQETDIPGITQLETSTQQNRPIASNSIRFYSPLVRNIANEEGLTQQELDSIPGTANDGRLTKQDVLNYLQQRKTSSPVATANVSIAAKPTSSEQASVQPTHTITSAGDEIIEMDRMRKLIADHMVKSVQTSPHVCSFVEADVTNMVNWRNKMKDAYKKREGENITFTPLFIEAVSKALKDFPMVNVSVDGSKIIKRKNINIGMAAALPTGNLIVPVIKNADQLSLVGLSKSVNDLATRARANKLKPDDTQGGTFTFTNIGAFGNIMGTPIINQPQAAIIAVGTITKKPAVIETEFGDMIGIRHIMYLSMSYDHRVIDGALGGTFLRRVADYLEQWDTNRVI; via the coding sequence ATGGCACTATATAATTTAACTCTTCCCAAAATGGGAGAAAGTGTATCCGAAGCCACTATCACCAAGTGGTTAAAAGAACCAGGTGATTGGATCGGTGAAGATGAACCAATTGTGGAGGTTGCGACAGATAAGGTAGATTCGGACGTCCCATCACCTGTGGCAGGAGTTCTTAAAGAGAAGAAGTTTCAAGATGGACAAGTTGCGCAGGTAGGTGATACTATAGCAATTTTAGAGATTGAAGGTGAAACGAACACTAGTACAGAAATACAGGAAGCTGCTGCTACCCCAACCTTAGTGAAAGAAGAATATGAAACTTCTGAAACGACAAGCCCTGCAGCAGAAATCCAAGAAACGGATATTCCAGGAATAACACAATTAGAAACATCTACACAGCAAAATAGACCAATAGCATCCAATAGTATCCGCTTTTACTCACCATTGGTACGAAATATTGCTAATGAAGAGGGACTCACGCAACAAGAATTAGATAGTATCCCGGGCACCGCGAATGATGGTAGATTGACCAAACAAGATGTACTTAACTACTTACAACAACGTAAGACATCCTCTCCGGTGGCAACGGCCAACGTGTCAATAGCAGCCAAACCAACGTCTTCAGAACAGGCAAGTGTCCAACCAACGCATACCATTACTTCAGCGGGAGATGAAATCATCGAAATGGACCGCATGCGCAAACTCATTGCCGACCATATGGTAAAAAGTGTGCAAACCTCTCCACATGTATGCTCATTTGTGGAAGCCGATGTGACGAATATGGTCAATTGGCGTAACAAAATGAAAGATGCTTACAAGAAGAGAGAAGGCGAGAATATAACTTTTACCCCACTTTTTATCGAGGCGGTCAGCAAGGCATTGAAAGACTTCCCCATGGTCAACGTATCAGTAGATGGTTCTAAAATCATCAAAAGAAAAAATATCAACATCGGGATGGCTGCAGCTTTACCGACTGGGAATCTGATTGTACCTGTTATTAAAAATGCTGACCAACTTAGCTTAGTGGGACTCAGTAAATCGGTCAACGATCTGGCAACAAGGGCGCGTGCCAACAAATTAAAACCAGATGACACGCAGGGTGGTACCTTTACTTTCACCAATATCGGTGCATTTGGAAATATTATGGGAACTCCTATTATCAATCAGCCCCAAGCTGCGATAATAGCAGTGGGTACAATTACTAAAAAGCCTGCTGTCATCGAAACCGAGTTTGGTGATATGATTGGAATACGCCACATCATGTATTTGTCCATGTCGTATGACCATCGTGTTATTGATGGCGCTTTGGGCGGGACTTTCTTAAGGAGAGTGGCAGATTATTTAGAACAATGGGATACCAACAGAGTCATCTAA
- a CDS encoding MATE family efflux transporter, which produces MLGRIKSYKPYYWSTFLLAGPVVVSQLGHTLVQTADTVIVGHFAGTIPLAAVSLVHSVFMVVLVVGLGIAYGLTPLIAQENGRGNKEGCAKLLSNSLWLNVIAGLLLYCLVYYGSMYAVEHLDQDPRVVKEAKPYLFLLSLSILPLMVFNTFKQFAEGLGFTKQAMNITIWGNILNIILAIILVKGMFGLPALGIRGVGIATLIDRVMMMVVMSAYVMKSPVFRPYIQYFKVRYLNREKLWNILKIGAPVAMQYVFEIGAFAGAALIAGKISAEAQASHQVAITLAAMTYMMASGIASAATIKTGNSFGNKNYFRLQRFAASSYLLVLIFMLIAAAVFAIFNQYLPYLITDDVAVVAIAAQLLIIAGFFQLFDGTQVVGLGILRGMGDVNVPTFITFIAYWIVGLPIGYVLGIELGWGVKGVWYGLTLGLLTSSLLLYARYRAVIGKYLLQKD; this is translated from the coding sequence ATGTTGGGTAGGATAAAATCTTATAAACCGTACTACTGGAGTACGTTTTTGCTTGCAGGACCTGTGGTTGTCTCCCAGTTGGGGCATACATTGGTCCAAACTGCAGATACCGTTATTGTTGGACATTTTGCCGGGACTATTCCATTAGCCGCTGTATCTTTGGTACATAGCGTTTTTATGGTGGTACTGGTCGTTGGCTTGGGTATCGCTTATGGATTGACGCCTCTTATTGCACAAGAAAATGGACGTGGTAATAAAGAGGGATGCGCCAAGTTACTATCCAATAGTCTCTGGTTGAATGTTATAGCTGGTCTTCTCTTATATTGTTTGGTATATTATGGCTCTATGTACGCGGTCGAGCATTTGGATCAAGATCCTCGAGTTGTGAAAGAGGCCAAGCCTTACCTTTTCTTGTTGAGCCTGTCGATTTTACCTTTGATGGTCTTTAATACCTTTAAGCAATTTGCCGAAGGATTGGGCTTTACAAAGCAAGCGATGAACATCACCATATGGGGGAACATATTAAATATTATCCTAGCTATCATACTGGTAAAAGGAATGTTTGGCTTGCCTGCACTTGGGATAAGAGGGGTAGGGATAGCCACCTTAATAGACCGTGTAATGATGATGGTGGTGATGAGTGCTTATGTCATGAAATCGCCCGTATTTAGGCCTTATATTCAGTATTTCAAAGTTCGATATCTGAATCGAGAAAAGCTTTGGAATATCCTCAAGATAGGGGCGCCGGTCGCGATGCAGTATGTTTTTGAAATCGGTGCTTTTGCGGGGGCGGCATTAATTGCAGGAAAGATTAGTGCTGAAGCACAGGCCTCTCATCAGGTAGCCATTACACTGGCAGCTATGACCTATATGATGGCTAGCGGTATCGCTTCAGCAGCTACGATTAAAACGGGGAACAGTTTTGGAAATAAGAACTACTTCCGATTGCAGCGATTTGCTGCCTCATCTTATCTCCTCGTGCTTATTTTTATGTTAATAGCCGCTGCGGTTTTTGCAATCTTTAATCAATATTTACCCTATTTAATCACCGATGATGTAGCAGTCGTCGCAATTGCAGCGCAACTATTGATTATAGCGGGATTCTTTCAATTGTTCGATGGCACACAAGTGGTGGGGCTTGGTATCCTAAGAGGAATGGGAGATGTAAATGTGCCTACTTTTATTACTTTTATCGCATACTGGATAGTGGGACTACCTATTGGATATGTATTAGGGATAGAACTCGGTTGGGGCGTGAAGGGAGTGTGGTACGGATTGACATTGGGGTTGTTGACTTCATCTTTATTGCTGTACGCTCGCTACAGAGCTGTCATTGGCAAATACCTTTTGCAAAAGGATTAG
- a CDS encoding Sec-independent protein translocase subunit TatA/TatB, translating into MTLAFLNIGTQEMILIVIVLLLLFGGKKLPELARGLGKGIREFKDASEGIKREISDQINNFEKDVDEKKTAEVPSSSVTEEVETASTDTTSEEKKTPQFSAPEGTYQHDPGRQPDYDPHAEHYNYGYKDNFASNTDSGSEASVEKTQGHTDEIDSLESKPQTKDA; encoded by the coding sequence ATGACATTAGCATTTTTAAACATTGGCACACAAGAAATGATTCTAATCGTAATCGTTTTGTTGTTACTTTTTGGAGGCAAAAAACTTCCTGAATTGGCACGTGGGCTGGGAAAAGGGATTCGTGAATTTAAAGATGCATCTGAAGGCATCAAACGTGAAATATCAGATCAAATCAATAACTTTGAGAAAGACGTAGATGAGAAAAAAACAGCAGAAGTACCTTCCTCATCTGTTACAGAAGAAGTAGAAACGGCTTCTACCGACACAACATCTGAAGAAAAGAAAACACCCCAATTCTCAGCACCTGAAGGGACTTATCAACACGACCCAGGCCGCCAGCCTGACTATGACCCACATGCGGAGCACTACAACTATGGTTATAAGGATAATTTTGCCAGCAATACGGACAGCGGATCAGAAGCATCAGTAGAAAAAACACAGGGACATACTGATGAAATTGACTCCTTAGAAAGCAAACCACAAACTAAAGACGCTTAA
- a CDS encoding N-acetylmuramoyl-L-alanine amidase family protein, which yields MILTKSKLITFSLLVTISLLPFFGQAQSQSAYKVKTIVIDAGHGGHDSGAKGHQTLEKHLALQVALKLGKLIEAELPGVKVLYTRKTDEFVELYKRIYYANDNHADLFISIHCNSGGVSRVTSRNKKGKRVTSSVLNTSAKGTETLVSGYGRLGEQDAAIRENASLLLESNYKDNYQGFDPKDPESYIVFSLMKNQFRDQSIKLASYMQNEYVKSGRTNRGVWEKSLAVLARAGMPAVLTEIGFISNPAEEEFMMTDAGQNEITQNLLNAIKTFKRSVER from the coding sequence ATGATTCTAACAAAATCTAAGCTCATCACATTCTCTTTACTAGTCACTATTTCTCTCCTCCCTTTTTTTGGTCAAGCACAGAGTCAGTCCGCATATAAAGTTAAAACCATTGTCATCGATGCGGGACACGGAGGGCATGACTCGGGAGCTAAAGGGCATCAGACATTGGAAAAGCACTTGGCTCTACAGGTGGCTTTGAAGCTGGGAAAACTTATAGAAGCCGAGCTACCAGGAGTGAAGGTGTTATACACCCGTAAAACAGATGAATTCGTGGAACTTTATAAGCGTATTTACTACGCAAATGATAACCATGCAGACCTTTTTATTTCTATCCATTGTAACTCTGGAGGGGTTAGTCGAGTGACCTCGCGTAATAAAAAAGGAAAGCGTGTTACCTCTTCAGTACTCAATACCTCTGCCAAAGGTACAGAAACGTTGGTTTCAGGATATGGGCGCTTAGGAGAGCAAGATGCCGCCATACGGGAGAATGCATCCCTATTATTAGAATCCAACTATAAGGACAACTATCAAGGATTTGACCCCAAAGATCCAGAGAGTTACATTGTGTTTTCTCTAATGAAAAATCAGTTCCGTGATCAAAGTATCAAGTTGGCCTCATATATGCAAAATGAATATGTGAAATCTGGACGTACCAATAGAGGCGTTTGGGAGAAAAGTTTGGCGGTACTTGCTCGTGCGGGTATGCCAGCTGTCCTAACGGAGATTGGTTTCATCAGTAATCCGGCCGAGGAAGAGTTTATGATGACTGATGCAGGGCAGAATGAAATCACTCAGAATCTGTTGAATGCAATAAAAACCTTCAAAAGAAGTGTCGAACGGTAA
- a CDS encoding putative LPS assembly protein LptD produces MCFSLVNAQEVTPSKTVIPNAQDTSKTLSDSTKVVQQDSIRDSVIVKDKDGLQAMVSIVAVDSQYTQVDKNITHLYKGAKVKYQDFELSADYIRLNRNTNELFASGVIDHNGKYVGRPVVLFPNETPKSVDSLTYNYKTMEGNTFGIMTEVDGGYIQAKIVRKNMYDEMSIYQGLYSTCDLPYPHTHFGLQISKGIVTKNQIIAGPTYLVVENIPVKFVAIPFGFFPKPNKRSSGFLFPSFGEDATRGFAIRDAGWYLAFNDYWDSEIRGTLYSKGSWEASVNTQYKVNYKYNGGFNLRYASTKTGVEGTDDYGSNKDFNVTWNHTQRQEANPGTSFSASVNFGTSSYFRRTGVNTTNSYQDLTRNNMSSSISYGKVFADGKVNFTSSLSHRQDMATGQVSLELPSFSLNVASFNPFDSKQRVGEQKWYQRINVGYSLQGRNSITAGDSILFTKEGLKKFTNGFQHSIPISLSLNAFKHFQFNTSVNYTERWYLQSIRKFNLNEPGGYKEMVDTVQGFNRAYDYSFSTGLSTKVYGMYPKIGKIEAIRHVVTPSINLNYRPDFSDPSFGFYRDYTNLSTGRTDRYSIFQNGIFGGPGSGRSMGIGFSVDNNLEAKILSKTDTANNGIKKIPILQGLTFSGNYNFVADSLKLSPIGFSGRTALFKEKVNINFNGSLDPYSMDRFGQKIDRYALKDGKLARLTNFGFSFDYSFNPNASKSRNQNIDSLRNTAPNMTPEQAEALSRISSNPNAFVDFNIPWNLAGSFSFQYSKPGLESNITATVNVHGDFNVTPKWKVQFNSGYDLKAKQLSMTQFQIYRDLHCWDMSVGWVPFGQYKSYNITIRAKASVLQDLKLSKRNSSFSRY; encoded by the coding sequence ATGTGCTTTTCCTTGGTGAATGCACAAGAAGTCACTCCTTCAAAAACTGTGATTCCGAACGCTCAAGACACTTCCAAGACCCTTTCGGACAGCACAAAAGTAGTGCAACAAGATAGTATACGTGACTCTGTCATTGTTAAAGATAAAGATGGCCTCCAAGCCATGGTGAGTATTGTTGCCGTAGACAGTCAGTATACACAGGTTGATAAAAACATTACCCACTTGTACAAAGGAGCCAAAGTGAAGTATCAGGATTTTGAACTTTCTGCAGATTATATCCGATTGAACCGTAATACCAACGAACTATTTGCCAGTGGCGTCATTGATCATAACGGCAAATATGTGGGTCGCCCGGTCGTCCTTTTTCCAAATGAGACACCAAAATCTGTAGACTCCCTTACCTACAACTACAAGACTATGGAAGGTAATACCTTTGGTATCATGACAGAGGTCGATGGAGGGTACATACAAGCCAAGATTGTCCGTAAAAACATGTATGACGAGATGTCCATATATCAAGGACTCTACAGTACCTGTGACCTCCCCTACCCTCACACCCATTTTGGACTTCAGATTTCAAAAGGTATAGTCACTAAGAATCAAATCATTGCAGGTCCTACCTACTTGGTGGTAGAAAATATACCCGTCAAATTTGTCGCCATCCCTTTCGGCTTTTTCCCGAAGCCAAACAAACGTTCATCAGGCTTTCTCTTCCCTTCGTTTGGTGAAGATGCTACGCGAGGGTTTGCCATACGTGATGCGGGTTGGTATTTAGCATTCAATGACTATTGGGATAGTGAAATACGAGGAACTCTTTACTCGAAAGGTTCGTGGGAAGCCTCGGTCAACACGCAATACAAAGTAAATTACAAATACAACGGAGGATTTAATCTCCGTTATGCATCTACAAAAACAGGTGTAGAAGGAACAGATGATTACGGTTCCAATAAGGATTTCAATGTCACTTGGAATCATACACAACGTCAAGAAGCCAATCCAGGGACCTCTTTCAGTGCATCCGTAAATTTCGGTACGAGCTCCTATTTCAGAAGGACAGGTGTAAATACGACCAATAGCTACCAAGATTTGACACGTAATAACATGTCGTCGTCCATTAGTTATGGAAAAGTATTTGCGGATGGCAAAGTAAACTTTACATCCAGTCTAAGCCATAGACAGGATATGGCCACAGGACAAGTTTCTTTAGAATTACCTTCCTTCAGTTTGAACGTAGCTTCGTTCAACCCCTTCGACAGTAAACAAAGGGTAGGCGAGCAAAAATGGTATCAACGTATTAATGTAGGATACAGCTTACAGGGACGTAATTCTATAACAGCTGGAGATTCCATACTTTTCACTAAAGAAGGCTTGAAGAAATTCACGAACGGATTCCAACACTCCATCCCAATAAGCCTTTCCTTAAATGCATTTAAGCATTTTCAATTCAACACAAGTGTTAATTATACCGAACGGTGGTACTTGCAAAGTATCCGTAAATTCAATCTCAATGAACCGGGCGGATATAAAGAGATGGTAGATACTGTACAGGGATTCAACCGTGCATATGACTATTCTTTCTCGACAGGACTCTCGACCAAGGTATACGGTATGTATCCAAAAATAGGAAAGATTGAAGCCATTCGCCATGTGGTCACTCCCTCTATCAACCTCAATTATCGGCCTGATTTTTCAGACCCTTCTTTTGGTTTCTACAGAGACTACACCAATTTATCTACCGGTAGAACAGATCGTTATTCCATCTTTCAGAACGGAATTTTCGGAGGACCAGGGTCTGGCAGATCCATGGGTATAGGTTTCTCCGTAGATAATAATCTTGAAGCTAAAATATTAAGCAAGACAGATACTGCCAATAACGGAATTAAAAAAATACCTATTTTACAGGGATTGACTTTTAGTGGGAATTACAACTTCGTAGCTGACTCCTTAAAACTTTCACCCATAGGATTTTCAGGACGGACCGCTTTATTTAAGGAAAAAGTGAATATTAACTTCAATGGATCCTTAGACCCTTACAGCATGGATAGATTCGGCCAAAAGATAGATCGCTATGCTCTTAAAGATGGTAAATTGGCGCGACTGACCAATTTTGGTTTCTCATTCGACTATAGTTTTAATCCCAACGCTTCCAAGAGTCGTAATCAAAATATCGATTCGCTCCGAAATACGGCGCCTAACATGACACCGGAACAGGCCGAGGCACTATCTAGAATCAGCTCCAATCCCAATGCATTCGTCGATTTTAATATCCCGTGGAATCTTGCTGGATCTTTTAGTTTTCAATATAGCAAACCAGGCCTAGAGTCCAACATCACCGCGACTGTCAATGTACACGGAGACTTTAACGTTACCCCTAAATGGAAGGTGCAATTTAACTCAGGCTATGACCTTAAGGCCAAACAACTTTCCATGACGCAATTCCAAATTTACAGAGATTTACACTGCTGGGATATGTCTGTGGGATGGGTTCCCTTCGGACAGTACAAAAGCTACAACATCACTATCCGGGCCAAAGCATCTGTTTTACAAGATCTGAAATTATCCAAACGTAACAGTAGCTTCAGCAGATATTAA
- a CDS encoding Tex family protein, whose product MSHEIVISNELSISDRQVRTTLGLLDEGATVPFIARYRKEMTGSLDEVQITAIRDRAQQLRDLEKRKEAVLKSITEQGKLTAELEKLVLSAETMSNLEDIYLPYKPKRRTRASIAREKGLQPLSDLILLQESNDFESLAASLIDEAKGVNSIEEALAGARDIIAETIAEDAIVRAKTRKAFLEKSSFLSRVVPGKEEAAQKYKDYFEWSESLKDAPSHRVLAMRRGEKEELLYLDIDISEEDVIPAIDSLYVKAANPAATQVRLALLDGYKRLLKPSMETEIRVVTRQKADEEAIKVFADNVRQLLLAAPLGQKRLLAIDPGFRTGCKTVVLDEQGTLLENTAIFPHTGAGGAAEAAKTVQHLVEKHKIEAIAIGNGTAGRETEEFVRKLSLQNVTLVMVNESGASIYSASDTAREEFPDHDVTVRGAVSIGRRLMDPLAELVKIDPKSIGVGQYQHDVDQNKLQTALDDTVISCVNAVGVELNTASKQILSYVSGLGPSLAQQIVNYRVANGPFKSRKELKKVPRLGDKAFEQAAGFLRIRNAENPLDASAVHPERYPLVEKIAGDLGKNVSDLLKNEDLRKSISLKEYVSEEVGLPTLKDIISELAKPGLDPRDQFETFSFTDGVNSISDLRIGMKLPGIVTNITNFGAFVDIGVHQDGLVHLSQLANRFISDPHEVVKVQQKVNVTVTEVDEKRNRIGLTMKSDEKMVPKTKKKEFSGNPRQRENPQTDMASKLAALASKFK is encoded by the coding sequence ATGTCACACGAAATCGTCATTTCGAATGAGCTATCCATTAGTGATAGACAAGTTCGCACTACCCTTGGATTATTAGATGAAGGAGCCACGGTACCCTTTATAGCCCGTTACCGTAAGGAGATGACAGGCAGTTTGGATGAGGTTCAAATTACGGCCATACGCGACCGTGCCCAACAACTAAGGGACTTGGAAAAACGTAAAGAAGCCGTGCTAAAATCGATTACCGAACAAGGCAAATTAACCGCAGAGTTGGAGAAGCTGGTTCTCTCTGCGGAGACGATGTCTAATTTGGAGGATATATACCTCCCCTATAAACCTAAGCGTAGGACTCGTGCCAGTATTGCGCGCGAGAAGGGTCTTCAACCCTTATCGGATCTTATTCTTTTACAAGAAAGTAATGATTTTGAATCGCTTGCGGCATCATTAATAGATGAAGCCAAAGGGGTAAATAGTATAGAAGAAGCACTTGCTGGTGCTAGAGATATCATTGCCGAAACAATAGCGGAGGATGCAATTGTACGCGCTAAGACTCGTAAGGCTTTCTTGGAAAAAAGTAGTTTTCTATCTCGAGTAGTGCCTGGGAAAGAAGAAGCAGCACAGAAATACAAAGATTACTTTGAATGGTCAGAATCCTTGAAAGATGCCCCCTCACATCGTGTCCTAGCTATGCGTCGCGGAGAAAAAGAAGAACTCCTATACCTGGATATAGATATTTCGGAGGAAGATGTAATACCTGCTATCGACTCACTTTACGTTAAAGCTGCAAATCCAGCAGCCACACAAGTAAGGCTAGCGCTGTTAGACGGATACAAGCGCTTACTCAAACCTTCGATGGAGACTGAGATACGCGTAGTTACCAGACAAAAAGCTGATGAAGAAGCCATAAAGGTATTTGCAGACAATGTTAGACAGTTGTTATTGGCAGCACCTCTAGGGCAAAAAAGGTTATTAGCTATAGACCCTGGGTTCCGGACAGGGTGCAAGACGGTGGTGCTCGATGAACAAGGCACGCTCTTGGAGAATACGGCTATATTCCCTCATACGGGGGCTGGTGGAGCTGCTGAGGCTGCCAAAACGGTGCAGCATCTAGTCGAGAAGCACAAAATAGAAGCCATCGCTATTGGCAATGGTACTGCTGGGCGTGAGACAGAAGAATTTGTCCGCAAGTTGAGCCTACAAAATGTAACCCTTGTCATGGTCAATGAAAGTGGTGCTTCCATCTATTCAGCATCCGATACTGCGCGTGAAGAATTTCCAGACCACGACGTGACGGTACGTGGTGCAGTGTCGATAGGGAGACGACTCATGGACCCACTTGCCGAATTAGTCAAGATTGACCCTAAATCGATTGGTGTAGGACAATATCAACACGATGTCGACCAAAACAAACTACAAACGGCATTGGATGATACGGTCATCAGTTGTGTAAATGCCGTAGGGGTGGAACTAAACACCGCTTCAAAGCAGATCTTGTCATACGTATCCGGTCTAGGCCCCTCACTGGCCCAACAGATTGTCAATTACAGGGTTGCTAACGGACCTTTCAAATCGAGAAAAGAATTAAAAAAAGTACCTCGTTTGGGAGATAAGGCATTTGAGCAAGCAGCGGGTTTCTTAAGAATCCGGAATGCAGAAAATCCATTGGATGCCTCAGCGGTGCATCCAGAGCGCTATCCGCTGGTCGAGAAAATAGCAGGTGACCTTGGTAAGAATGTATCCGATTTATTGAAAAATGAAGATCTTCGTAAATCCATTTCATTGAAAGAATACGTTTCAGAAGAAGTAGGATTGCCGACGTTAAAGGATATCATATCCGAATTGGCAAAGCCGGGACTAGATCCACGTGATCAATTTGAAACATTCTCTTTCACCGACGGTGTGAATAGTATTTCGGACCTTAGAATCGGGATGAAACTGCCAGGTATCGTGACCAATATTACCAATTTTGGAGCATTCGTAGACATAGGTGTCCATCAAGACGGTCTTGTTCACTTAAGCCAATTGGCCAACAGATTTATTTCAGACCCCCATGAAGTCGTAAAGGTGCAACAGAAGGTAAATGTAACCGTAACAGAGGTGGATGAAAAAAGAAACAGGATAGGGTTGACCATGAAATCAGATGAAAAAATGGTCCCTAAAACCAAGAAAAAAGAATTTTCAGGCAATCCACGACAACGCGAGAATCCGCAAACGGACATGGCCTCCAAGCTTGCTGCGCTCGCCAGCAAGTTTAAGTAA